Proteins found in one Brachypodium distachyon strain Bd21 chromosome 5, Brachypodium_distachyon_v3.0, whole genome shotgun sequence genomic segment:
- the LOC104585268 gene encoding uncharacterized protein LOC104585268, giving the protein MDPGEPHLRDTMNMTRALEALSPYLKTPRRTVIQIEALVVSAVALLFLQLILGPWRRRSNHWFLQGTLWLVYTVTFPLITYTLVQMVSSPVKNVLYPFWAILLFWAAGCSNAMTVYSLEDSKQWKRYSFELLQYFIYLSYIASLLVPGSNRLTIHKPRRPEVLLPQPVFFPLIFLVSAVFTTNLFRIISVWMITNSNPSKLVADHMRVQVDQRDADHQGQGQDEPFDFDPVTMKGYRYLIWPTPRCHLILTIEAIKLVDGPITIKEIWDMTFDDSLLNTTQVGPSQLKNVCLSIALSNLLRRRFFGMDCAEAGLPETRKFALEGLFAEEDQANNYSRGFHVIEVELGFLYDLFFTKKEIVSCLRKYSNGGPLTNGETALHLHGEFSWTVNLGNHSQTVVMLLWHIATEYCSMAASHDQEADIESGPQPDVKMKIENYKQVAITLSRYCAYLISFVPELLPGNSTDILYVFNDVLLEGRCALRQGKPSRNELLKVITDSESGGGDGGGGDDDDHNNNNTTTTTTNNNTNTNTTTNNNNISEDSIFVKGLKLGRALEEKDALYRWELMAEFWVETIVYIAPSDNAAAHMGRLAQGGEFLTHVWAILTHAGILKRD; this is encoded by the exons ATGGATCCTGGAGAGCCGCACCTGCGAGACACGATGAACATGACAAGGGCGCTGGAGGCCCTGTCCCCCTACCTCAAAACTCCGCGCCGGACAGTCATCCAGATCGAAGCCTTGGTGGTTTCGGCAGTGGCATTGCTGTTCCTGCAGCTCATTCTGGGCCCCTGGCGCCGGAGGTCCAACCACTGGTTCCTGCAAGGTACCCTGTGGCTTGTTTACACGGTCACCTTCCCTTTGATCACCTACACCCTCGTCCAGATGGTTTCTTCCCCAGTGAAGAACGTCCTCTATCCTTTCTGGGCCATTCTCCTCTTTTGGGCTGCCGGATGCTCCAACGCCATGACCGTCTATAGCCTCGAAGACAGCAAGCAGTGGAAGCGGTATAGCTTTGAGCTCCTTCAGTATTTCATCTATCTAAGCTATATAGCGTCTCTGCTTGTACCTGGTTCAAATCGCTTGACGATTCACAAGCCGCGGCGTCCAGAGGTGCTTTTGCCACAGCCTGTTTTCTTCCCTCTGATTTTCCTGGTGTCCGCGGTGTTTACTACAAATTTGTTCAGAATAATTTCTGTTTGGATGATCACCAATTCTAATCCCAGCAAATTAGTGGCTGACCACATGCGGGTCCAGGTGGACCAAAGAGATGCTGATCATCAGGGCCAAGGCCAGGATGAGCCATTCGATTTCGATCCTGTCACGATGAAGGGCTACAGATATCTTATTTGGCCCACACCCAGATGTCATCTGATCCTTACCATAGAAGCTATCAAACTTGTGGATGGACCCATAACCATCAAGGAAATATGGGACATGACATTTGATGACAGCTTGCTCAACACAACTCAAGTTGGCCCTTCACAACTGAAAAATGTATGCCTCTCAATTGCTCTGTCTAACTTGCTGCGGCGCCGCTTCTTTGGGATGGATTGTGCCGAAGCCGGACTTCCAGAGACCCGCAAGTTTGCACTTGAGGGTTTATTTGCGGAAGAAGATCAAGCCAACAATTACTCCAGAGGATTTCATGTCATCGAGGTAGAACTGGGTTTCCTCTACGACTTGTTCTTCACCAA GAAAGAGATAGTTTCCTGCTTGCGGAAGTACAGCAACGGTGGTCCTCTAACTAATGGAGAAACAGCATTGCATCTCCATGGAGAATTCTCCTGGACTGTCAATCTAGGGAATCATAGCCAGACAGTGGTCATGCTTCTTTGGCACATTGCAACTGAGTACTGCAGCATGGCAGCTTCCCATGATCAAGAGGCAGATATTGAGAGTGGTCCACAGCCAGATGTGAAAATGAAGATAGAGAACTACAAGCAAGTTGCCATCACCTTATCCAGATATTGTGCCTACTTGATATCCTTTGTTCCAGAACTCCTTCCTGGGAACTCTACAGATATATTGTATGTCTTCAACGACGTGCTATTGGAAGGGCGTTGTGCGCTGCGTCAAGGCAAGCCGAGTAGGAATGAATTGCTCAAGGTCATCACCGATTctgagagcggcggcggcgacggcggcggcggcgacgacgacgaccacaacaacaacaacaccaccaccaccaccaccaacaacaacaccaacaccaacaccaccaccaacaacaacaacatcagTGAAGATAGCATCTTCGTCAAAGGCTTGAAGCTAGGGAGGGCTCTGGAGGAGAAAGATGCTCTCTATCGCTGGGAGCTGATGGCAGAATTCTGGGTTGAGACCATCGTCTACATCGCGCCATCGGACAATGCTGCGGCACACATGGGACGCCTTGCGCAAGGAGGTGAATTCCTTACTCATGTCTGGGCTATCCTCACACACGCAGGCATCCTCAAACGTGACTAG
- the LOC100822502 gene encoding acetyl-CoA acetyltransferase, cytosolic 1 has protein sequence MGSDNVGPRDVCVVGVARTPMGGFLGALSSLPATKLGSIAIEAALKRAHVDPSLVQEVYFGNVLSANLGQAPARQAALGARIPNTVVCTTVNKVCASGMKATMFAAQSILLGSNDIVVAGGMESMSNAPKYIGEARKGSRFGHDSLIDGMLKDGLWDVYGDCAMGVCAELCADNHALTREDQDAYAIQSNERGIAARDSGAFAWEIAPIEVPGGRGKPPVIVDKDESLDKFDPAKLRKLRPSFKENAGTVTAGNASSISDGAAALVLVSGQKAQELGLQVLARIKGFADAAQAPELFTTTPALAIPKALSNAGLESSSVDFYEINEAFSAVALANQKLLGIPSEKINVHGGAVSLGHPLGCSGARILVTLIGVLREKGGKIGVAGVCNGGGGASALVLELA, from the exons ATGGGTTCAGATAATGTCGGCCCGAGAG ATGTATGTGTTGTTGGAGTCGCACGCACCCCTATGGGTGGTTTCCTTGGCGCCCTGTCTTCCTTGCCTGCTACTAAACTTGGATCCATAGCCATTGAAG CTGCTCTTAAAAGGGCACATGTTGATCCATCCCTTGTGCAGGAGGTCTACTTTGGTAATGTCTTGAGTGCTAACTTGGGGCAAGCTCCTGCGAGACAGGCTGCTTTAGGTGCGAGAATACCAAACACGGTTGTTTGCACCACAGTTAACAAAGTCTGTGCATCTGGCATGAAAG CAACCATGTTTGCTGCACAGTCAATTCTACTGGGCAGCAATGATATTGTAGTGGCAGGTGGTATGGAAAGCATGTCGAATGCTCCGAAATACATTGGTGAAGCTAG AAAAGGTTCTCGCTTCGGACATGACAGCCTCATTGATGGTATGCTTAAGGATGGCCTTTGGGATGTATACGGTGATTGTGCTATGGGAGTGTGTGCTGAGCTTTGTGCTGACAATCATGCCCTGACAAGGGAAGACCAG GACGCTTATGCAATTCAAAGTAATGAGCGTGGAATTGCTGCTCGTGACAGTGGTGCTTTTGCATGGGAGATTGCTCCG ATTGAAGTTCCTGGTGGAAGAGGGAAGCCACCAGTAATTGTTGACAAAGACGAGAGTCTAGACAAg TTTGACCCAGCGAAACTGAGGAAGCTCCGGCCAAGTTTCAAGGAGAATGCCGGTACTGTTACTGCTGGGAATGCTTCTAGTATAAG TGATGGTGCTGCCGCATTAGTACTGGTGAGTGGGCAGAAGGCTCAAGAACTTGGACTACAAGTACTAGCAAGGATCAAAGGATTTGCCGATGCAGCTCAG GCCCCTGAACTATTTACCACTACACCAGCACTAGCCATACCGAAGGCTCTATCAAATGCTGGCTTAGAATCCTCTTCTGTTGATTTTTACGAAATTAATGAAGCCTTTTCG GCTGTTGCACTTGCAAATCAAAAGCTTCTCGGGATTCCTTCG GAAAAGATTAATGTACATGGAGGCGCTGTGTCTTTAGGACACCCCCTTGGATGCAGTGGCGCTCGCATTTTGGTCACTCTTATTGGT GTTCTCAGGGAGAAGGGTGGCAAAATCGGGGTTGCTGGTGTCTGCAACGGTGGAGGCGGAGCATCCGCACTTGTTCTCGAGTTAGCTTAG